One Prunus dulcis chromosome 8, ALMONDv2, whole genome shotgun sequence DNA window includes the following coding sequences:
- the LOC117636897 gene encoding magnesium transporter MRS2-3-like isoform X1: MRPPSPHHPQQLPHPSNSAPLMGPLPTGGQRKKSSKGTTGVRSWLLMDSGGKTQVMEAGKHVIMRRTGLPARDLRILDPVLMYPSTVLGRERAIVINLEHIKAIVTAHEVLLVKSTDPSVSPFVDELQRRLIRHNQVTTAALEGNEEDGSKSNWTRLHDLGESQSRGESRENSPKGFSDQFDEQGRVEKNQLYGSKVLPFEFVALEACLESACSCLENEAKRLEEEAYPALDKLSSKISTLNLERVRQIKSRLVAITGRVQKVRDELEHLLDDDEDMAEMYLTEKSVERDLEINSSASSSMNEPILCDEMDDEIVQADMEIDRDAQIGTTTTNTSKQLDVQELEMLLEAYFVQIDGILNKLSTLREYVDDTEDYINIMLDDKQNQLLQMGVVLSTATLVVSALIVVSGVFGMNIRIALFKEETKIGMPKFLWTVGGGSIGSVVLFVIAIAWYKHSRLLD, translated from the exons ATGAGACCTCCTTCTCCTCATCATCCTCAACAACTGCCCCACCCGTCAAACTCAGCCCCGTTAATGGGCCCCCTGCCCACTGGGGGCCAGCGGAAGAAGAGCTCCAAGGGGACGACCGGCGTCCGGTCCTGGCTGCTAATGGACTCCGGCGGGAAAACCCAAGTCATGGAAGCGGGTAAACACGTCATCATGCGCCGGACAGGTCTACCCGCCAGGGACCTCCGGATCCTTGACCCCGTTCTCATGTACCCGTCGACGGTTCTGGGTCGAGAGAGAGCGATTGTGATCAACCTGGAGCACATCAAGGCCATCGTCACCGCCCATGAGGTCCTCTTGGTTAAGTCCACCGACCCTTCTGTCAGTCCCTTCGTTGACGAGCTTCAGCGCAGGCTAATCCGCCATAACCAAGTAACCACAGCAGCTCTG GAGGGgaatgaagaagatgggtCGAAGTCAAACTGGACCAGGCTGCATGATTTGGGAGAGTCACAGTCGAGAGGTGAGAGCCGTGAGAATTCCCCAAAAGGGTTTTCTGATCAGTTTGATGAACAGGGTCGAGTTGAGAAGAATCAATTGTATGGATCAAAGGTTCTTCCTTTTGAGTTTGTTGCATTGGAGGCTTGCCTTGAATCTGCTTGCAGTTGCTTAGAAAATGAA GCGAAGAGATTGGAGGAAGAAGCTTATCCAGCTTTGGATAAGCTGAGTTCAAAGATAAGTACTCTCAATCTGGAACGTGTCCGCCAGATCAAGAGTCGCTTGGTTGCTATAACCGGACGTGTTCAGAAG GTGAGGGATGAATTAGAACATTTGctagatgatgatgaagatatgGCCGAGATGTATTTGACTGAAAAGTCTGTTGAGCGAGACCTAGAAATTAATTCTTCTGCATCTTCATCCATGAACGAGCCGATTCTGTGCGATGAAATGGATGATGAAATTGTTCAAGCAGACATGGAAATCGACAG GGACGCCCAAATTGGTACAACTACTACTAATACAAGCAAGCAGCTTGATGTGCAGGAGCTTGAAATGCTTTTGGAGGCATACTTTGTCCAAATTGATGGCATACTAAACAAGCTATCCACG CTGAGGGAGTATGTGGACGACACAGAGGACTACATAAACATAATGCTGGATGACAAACAGAACCAACTGCTGCAGATGGGGGTGGTGCTGTCCACAGCAACCCTTGTGGTGAGTGCCTTAATCGTTGTGTCTGGAGTCTTTGGGATGAACATAAGAATAGCACTCTTCAAGGAAGAAACCAAAATTGGGATGCCAAAGTTTTTGTGGACTGTTGGGGGAGGTTCCATTGGGAGCGTTGTCTTATTTGTCATTGCTATTGCCTGGTATAAGCATTCACGCTTGCTGGATTAA
- the LOC117636897 gene encoding magnesium transporter MRS2-3-like isoform X2 has protein sequence MRPPSPHHPQQLPHPSNSAPLMGPLPTGGQRKKSSKGTTGVRSWLLMDSGGKTQVMEAGKHVIMRRTGLPARDLRILDPVLMYPSTVLGRERAIVINLEHIKAIVTAHEVLLVKSTDPSVSPFVDELQRRLIRHNQVTTAALEGNEEDGSKSNWTRLHDLGESQSRGESRENSPKGFSDQFDEQGRVEKNQLYGSKVLPFEFVALEACLESACSCLENEAKRLEEEAYPALDKLSSKISTLNLERVRQIKSRLVAITGRVQKVRDELEHLLDDDEDMAEMYLTEKSVERDLEINSSASSSMNEPILCDEMDDEIVQADMEIDRDAQIGTTTTNTSKQLDVQELEMLLEAYFVQIDGILNKLSTVHLRCFTSLKS, from the exons ATGAGACCTCCTTCTCCTCATCATCCTCAACAACTGCCCCACCCGTCAAACTCAGCCCCGTTAATGGGCCCCCTGCCCACTGGGGGCCAGCGGAAGAAGAGCTCCAAGGGGACGACCGGCGTCCGGTCCTGGCTGCTAATGGACTCCGGCGGGAAAACCCAAGTCATGGAAGCGGGTAAACACGTCATCATGCGCCGGACAGGTCTACCCGCCAGGGACCTCCGGATCCTTGACCCCGTTCTCATGTACCCGTCGACGGTTCTGGGTCGAGAGAGAGCGATTGTGATCAACCTGGAGCACATCAAGGCCATCGTCACCGCCCATGAGGTCCTCTTGGTTAAGTCCACCGACCCTTCTGTCAGTCCCTTCGTTGACGAGCTTCAGCGCAGGCTAATCCGCCATAACCAAGTAACCACAGCAGCTCTG GAGGGgaatgaagaagatgggtCGAAGTCAAACTGGACCAGGCTGCATGATTTGGGAGAGTCACAGTCGAGAGGTGAGAGCCGTGAGAATTCCCCAAAAGGGTTTTCTGATCAGTTTGATGAACAGGGTCGAGTTGAGAAGAATCAATTGTATGGATCAAAGGTTCTTCCTTTTGAGTTTGTTGCATTGGAGGCTTGCCTTGAATCTGCTTGCAGTTGCTTAGAAAATGAA GCGAAGAGATTGGAGGAAGAAGCTTATCCAGCTTTGGATAAGCTGAGTTCAAAGATAAGTACTCTCAATCTGGAACGTGTCCGCCAGATCAAGAGTCGCTTGGTTGCTATAACCGGACGTGTTCAGAAG GTGAGGGATGAATTAGAACATTTGctagatgatgatgaagatatgGCCGAGATGTATTTGACTGAAAAGTCTGTTGAGCGAGACCTAGAAATTAATTCTTCTGCATCTTCATCCATGAACGAGCCGATTCTGTGCGATGAAATGGATGATGAAATTGTTCAAGCAGACATGGAAATCGACAG GGACGCCCAAATTGGTACAACTACTACTAATACAAGCAAGCAGCTTGATGTGCAGGAGCTTGAAATGCTTTTGGAGGCATACTTTGTCCAAATTGATGGCATACTAAACAAGCTATCCACG GTACATTTGAGGTGTTTTACATCTCTAAAAAGTTGA